In Jannaschia sp. W003, the genomic stretch GCCGCTGGGCCAGAGCCTGGAGCAGCAGGAACTCGGTCACGGTCAGGGTCACGTCGCGCCCCTTCCACTTCACCGCGTGGCGCAGCGGGTCCATGGACAGTTCGCCGCGGATCATCACCTGCGTGTCCTCGGGCGTCTCGCCCTCGTCCGACGCGATGGCGTCCTGGCGGCGCAGGATGGCGCGGATCCGCTCCACCAGGAGACGCTGCGAGAAGGGCTTGCGGACGTAGTCGTCGGCGCCCATGCGCAGGCCGAGCACCTCGTCGATCTCGTCGTCCTTGGAAGTGAGGAAGATCACCGGGACGGAGGACTTCTGGCGCAGGCGCTGCAGCAGGTCCATGCCGTCCATGCGGGGCATCTTGATGTCGAACACGCCCAGATCCGGCAGCCGCCGGCTGAACGCGTCCAGGGCGGACTGCCCGTCGTTGTAGGTCTCGACCTCGAAGCCCTCGGCCTCAAGAGTCATGGAAACGGACGTCAGGATATTCCTGTCGTCGTCGACGAGTGCGATCCTCGACATGCTGGTGGTCCTCGTTGCCTGTTACTGCCGTCTTATTTTTTTCCCAACTTCCGCCTTCCCCTCGCGGGAAGCAACCATAATCGCGAATCACCCCAGCGGCGGAGTCGACTGTGGCGAGACTGCCATTAAGGCCGGGTTAAGTCGCGGCCCGGTTCGCCGCCGGGCATGTTTGCGCCACCGCGCCGGGTGGTTGCGCTAACCATCGGTATGCCGCAGGGCGGCGGGATGCTAATTCATTGCGCGGGGCACGAAATCCGCGCCCGGCGCCGCCGTGCCGTGACCCCGAGCGAGGACCCCGCCATGACCCAGCGCGTCAATCCCGACCACACGCTCGAGACCCAGGGCTTCGCCGGCCTCGGCGAGGTGCACTACAACCTCCTCGAGCCC encodes the following:
- a CDS encoding response regulator transcription factor, whose translation is MSRIALVDDDRNILTSVSMTLEAEGFEVETYNDGQSALDAFSRRLPDLGVFDIKMPRMDGMDLLQRLRQKSSVPVIFLTSKDDEIDEVLGLRMGADDYVRKPFSQRLLVERIRAILRRQDAIASDEGETPEDTQVMIRGELSMDPLRHAVKWKGRDVTLTVTEFLLLQALAQRPGFVKSRDQLMDVAYDDQVYVDDRTIDSHIKRLRKKMRSVDPEFSAIETLYGIGYRYNEV